In Cuculus canorus isolate bCucCan1 chromosome 9, bCucCan1.pri, whole genome shotgun sequence, the following are encoded in one genomic region:
- the GPR160 gene encoding probable G-protein coupled receptor 160: MAAILCENCSGQYYIQANHQPLEISGMLLLIMLGKVFLDVFMLQVKQKNVKVSFMGYFCVSLALLDFTLLMSICFIFYFEDFALCGVRFTKYHICLFTQVMSLTYGILHYPVYLVAGLDYYLTIGQTSQFPKRGQRLLYVSAVAVIWISGGFCILKVPVVYEDLEAQNRFSPYWCPLYASMQSYSVSWAVVLLTGTALAACWKEITTMLLSASVVSFASQPALMFSYVSNNNGTCFKWQLLPRLLICFLGTWAPFVVFQIILLFLGAQIPAYMEMNVPWLYFINSFLIAVAYWCRCHDVELTEEMWSTDPFVSWKFCFMPFNNENTEPADKPGTVIVIC, translated from the coding sequence ATGGCTGCCATACTCTGTGAAAATTGTTCTGGTCAGTACTACATCCAGGCCAACCACCAGCCTCTCGAAATCAGTGGCATGTTGCTCCTGATTATGCTCGGAAAAGTGTTCCTTGATGTCTTTATGTTGCAAGTTAagcaaaaaaatgtgaaagttaGTTTTATGGGGTACTTTTGTGTTTCGCTGGCACTTCTCGATTTCACACTGTTGATGAgtatctgtttcattttctattttgagGACTTTGCGCTCTGCGGTGTACGATTTACAAAGTACCACATTTGCCTGTTCACTCAGGTAATGTCTCTGACCTACGGTATTTTGCATTACCCGGTGTATCTTGTAGCAGGTCTGGATTATTACCTGACCATAGGCCAAACCTCCCAATTTCCTAAGAGAGGTCAAAGATTGCTTTATGTATCTGCTGTGGCGGTTATATGGATTTCAGGGGGATTCTGTATTCTGAAAGTTCCAGTTGTCTATGAAGACCTAGAAGCTCAGAACCGTTTTTCTCCTTACTGGTGTCCTCTCTATGCCAGCATGCAGAGCTACTCAGTCTCATGGGCCGTGGTGCTGCTCACAGGCACGGCTCTCGCAGCTTGTTGGAAGGAAATTACAACCATGCTGCTGTCTGCCAGTGTGGTTTCCTTTGCCAGTCAACCTGCTCTGATGTTCTCCTATGTCTCCAATAACAACGGCACTTGCTTTAAGTGGCAACTCCTGCCCAGACTCCTCATCTGTTTTCTTGGCACTTGGGCaccttttgttgtctttcaaaTCATCCTCTTGTTTCTGGGTGCTCAGATTCCAGCCTACATGGAGATGAACGTCCCCTGGCTGTACTTCATCAACAGCTTTCTCATCGCAGTAGCATACTGGTGTCGATGTCACGACGTTGAATTGACAGAGGAGATGTGGTCTACGGATCCATTTGTCAGCTGGAAATTCTGCTTTATGCCATTTaacaatgaaaacacagagcCAGCCGACAAACCGGGCACAGTAATTGTGATCTGTTAA
- the SEC62 gene encoding translocation protein SEC62, whose protein sequence is MAERRRHRKRVQDVGEPFKEEKAVAKYLRFNCPTKSTNMMGHRVDYFIASKAVDCLLDSKWARAKKGEEALFTTRESVVDYCNRLLKKQFFHRALKVMKMKPDKDTKKEKEKGKAESGKEEEKKSKKESGKDEKTKKEKEKEKKKDGDKEECKKDETPGTPKKKETKRKFKLEPHEDQVFLDGNEVYVWIYDPVHFKTFAMGLVLVIAVIAATLFPLWPAEMRVGVYYLSVGAGCFVASILLLAVARCILFLIIWLITGGRHHFWFLPNLTADVGFIDSFRPLYTHEYKGPKADLKKEEKSESKKQQKYDSEEKSDSEKKEEDNGKTEATRNLGTDGSGGERHSDTDSDRREDDRSQHSSGNGNDFEMITKEELEQQTDEGDCEEEEEEEDTESRPSHEKS, encoded by the exons ATGGCGGAGCGGCGGCGGCACAGGAAGCGCGTACAG GATGTTGGTGAGCCATTCAAAGAGGAGAAAGCTGTTGCTAAATACTTACGTTTCAACTGTCCAACAAAATCCACCAACATGATGGGCCACCGTGTTGATTATTTTATTG CATCAAAAGCTGTGGATTGCCTCCTGGATTCCAAATGGGCAAGggcaaagaaaggagaagaggctTTATTTACTACCCGAGAGTCCGTAGTTGATTACTGCAACAG ACTGCTGAAAAAACAGTTCTTTCATCGGGCGTTGAAAGTGATGAAAATGAAACCTGACAAggatacaaagaaagaaaaggaaaaaggaaaggctgagagtgggaaagaggaggagaaaaagagcaagaaagaaagtggcaaagatgaaaaaactaagaaggagaaagaaaaggaaaagaaaaaggatggtGACAAAGAGGAGTGTAAGAAG GATGAGACCCCAGGAACAcccaagaaaaaggaaactaagAGGAAATTTAAACTTGAGCCACATGAAGACCAAGTTTTCTTGGATGGCAATGAG GTGTATGTGTGGATCTATGACCCCGTTCACTTTAAAACTTTTGCCATGGGACTTGTGCTTG TGATTGCTGTGATAGCTGCCACATTGTTCCCGCTCTGGCCAGCAGAAATGCGCGTTGGTGTTTATTACCTCAGCGTGGGCGCCGGCTGTTTTGTCGCCAGTATTCTCCTTCTTGCCGTTG CTCGCTGCATCCTTTTCCTTATCATCTGGCTCATCACTGGAGGAAGGCATCACTTCTGGTTCCTACCGAATCTTACAGCAGACGTGGGATTCATTGACTCCTTCCGGCCCCTGTACACACATGAATACAAAGGACCAAAAGCAGActtaaagaaagaggaaaagtcagaatccaaaaagcagcaaaaatatgACAGTGAGGAGAAATCAGACAgtgagaagaaggaggaagacaatgggaaaacagaagcaacaaGGAACTTGGGAACAGACGGCTCGGGAGGAGAGCGACATTCAGACACTGACAGTGACAGGCGTGAAGACGACAGGTCCCAGCACAGTAGTGGAAATGGAAACGACTTTGAAATGATCACAAAAGAGGAACTGGAACAGCAGACAGATGAAGGGGATtgtgaagaggaagaggaggaggaggatacCGAAAGTAGGCCTTCACATGAAAAATCATAA